In Aegilops tauschii subsp. strangulata cultivar AL8/78 chromosome 3, Aet v6.0, whole genome shotgun sequence, one genomic interval encodes:
- the LOC123497536 gene encoding serine/threonine-protein phosphatase 7 long form homolog: MLDWAFDKGHRARFIENGEMLQPLRMRGHGVHGHMDYDERYAPFFKRARLLGFVLQFKRQPPMLVHAALTALIDRWRPETHSFHLPCGEMTVTLEDWEMITSMPIEGHALTGRVERTNWQQRVTTLISDCPGAKSNRTFDVSLIWLSEHRKTCPEGADEATVEWYARAYLWYLLTEVVFPDSSGNSANWSYLFFLADWDAGYSWGTASLAYLYRSLDDATQRTGDKSNMGGFVWALSIWMWERLPVVRPEKMRRRPWEDYGEDGNETRNPTVAYEWDVVKLYTGLNKTSYKTYTNNLDTLTHTHVYELAQHLSL; encoded by the exons ATGCTGGACTGGGCATTCGACAAGGGTCATCGTGCCCGGTTCATAGAGAACGGAGAG ATGCTCCAGCCACTGCGCATGAGGGGTCACGGGGTTCATGGGCATATGGACTACGATGAGCGCTACGCGCCGTTCTTCAAGAGAGCCCGGCTATTGGGTTTCGTGTTGCAGTTCAAGCGTCAGCCGCCAATGCTTGTCCATGCAGCTCTCACAGCTCTGATTGACCGGTGGCGACCGGAGACCCATTCTTTCCATCTGCCATGCGGGGAGATGACGGTGACCCTCGAGGACTGGGAGATGATTACTTCCATGCCGATCGAGGGTCATGCACTCACCGGTCGAGTGGAGAGGACCAACTGGCAGCAGAGGGTCACCACCCTCATCAGCGACTGCCCCGGTGCCAAGAGCAACCGTACATTCGATGTGTCGTTGATCTGGCTCTCGGAGCACCGGAAGACATGCCCCGAAGGCGCAGACGAGGCGACTGTGGAGTGGTACGCGAGGGCCTACCTGTGGTATCTTCTCACGGAGGTCGTGTTTCCAGACAGCTCCGGGAACTCTGCCAACTGGTCGTATCTGTTCTTCCTAGCCGACTGGGATGCAGGGTACAGTTGGGGGACCGCATCTCTCGCCTACCTATACCGTTCG CTTGACGACGCAACGCAGAGGACGGGAGACAAGTCCAATATGGGTGGCTTTGTCTGGGCCTTATCCATTTGGATGTGGGAGCGGCTGCCGGTGGTGCGTCCGGAGAAGATGCGAAGACGCCCATGGGAAGACTATGGCGAAGACGGCAACGAGACTCGAAACCCCACCGTAGCTTACGAGTGGGACGTTGTCAAACTCTACACGGGCCTAAACAAGACTTCGTACAAGACCTACACCAACAATTTGGACACTTTGACGCATACACATGTATATGAACTCGCT